The following are encoded together in the Zingiber officinale cultivar Zhangliang chromosome 8A, Zo_v1.1, whole genome shotgun sequence genome:
- the LOC122012223 gene encoding probable pyruvate, phosphate dikinase regulatory protein, chloroplastic isoform X1 — translation MLQSNLRPVPLLLPRSPPWGPRSIPKLPFVSSCLVQDQEEPGRAVDPGPEPPSSPRRVSTQLNRWSLARSIRSGRRIDWPSLRKKIAGPPSPAPPPSSPPSDASVRQIVAAEGIEEDAGEEDGCEVMEGKAIYMVSDGTGWTAEHSVNAALGQFEHCLVDRGCPVNTHLFSGVEDMDRLMEIIKQAAREDALVLYTLADPAMAESAKHACNLWGVPSADILSPTTEAIATHLGVAPSGIPRGAPGRTAPLSAEYFKRIEAIDFTIKQDDGAKPQNLNHAHIVLVGVSRTGKTPLSIYLSQKGYKVANVPIVMGVDLPKTLFEIDQGKIFGLTINPVILQAIRKARAKSLGFNSEMRSNYSEMDHVREELEYARKIFAQNPVWPVIEVTGKAIEETAAVIVRMYHDRKQKCSMPRISKRY, via the exons ATGTTGCAATCCAATCTCCGTCCTGTTCCCTTGCTCCTGCCTCGCTCTCCTCCGTGGGGCCCTCGTTCCATCCCCAAACTCCCTTTCGTCTCCTCTTGTCTCGTCCAGGACCAGGAGGAACCGGGCCGGGCGGTTGACCCTGGTCCCGAACCGCCGTCGTCGCCGCGGCGCGTGAGCACGCAGCTGAATCGCTGGTCCCTGGCGCGTTCCATCCGTTCCGGCCGCCGGATCGATTGGCCTTCCCTCCGGAAAAAGATCGCTGGGCCGCCCTCGCCGGCACCCCCACCCTCGTCTCCGCCTTCCGATGCGAGCGTCCGGCAAATCGTGGCCGCGGAAGGGATCGAGGAGGACGCGGGCGAGGAGGATGGGTGCGAAGTGATGGAGGGGAAGGCCATCTACATGGTTTCGGACGGAACAGGGTGGACGGCTGAGCATTCTGTGAACGCGGCGCTGGGACAGTTCGAGCATTGCCTCGTCGACCGCGGCTGCCCTGTCAACACTCACCTCTTCTCCGGG GTGGAAGATATGGATAGACTGATGGAGATCATAAAACAAGCTGCTAGAGAGGATGCTTTAGTACTCTATACTCTTGCTGATCCTGCCATGGCAGAATCTGCAAAACATGCTTGTAACCTTTGGGGTGTCCCATCAGCTGACATACTCAGCCCCACGACTGAGGCCATCGCTACTCATCTTGGTGTTGCTCCTTCTGGAATCCCCCGAG GCGCTCCAGGCCGAACAGCTCCTCTAAGTGCAGAATATTTCAAGCGTATTGAAGCTATTGATTTCACAATCAAACAAGATGATGGAGCTAAGCCCCAGAACTTGAACCATGCTCACATTGTCCTCGTTGGCGTTTCCCGCACTGGGAAGACACCCTTGTCCATCTATCTGTCTCAAAAGGGGTATAAGGTGGCAAATGTTCCAATAGTAATGGGTGTGGACTTACCAAAAACACTTTTTGAGATAGATCAAGGGAAGATCTTTGGATTGACAATTAACCCAGTTATTCTGCAGGCCATTAGAAAAGCAAGGGCTAAAAGCCTTGGTTTTAACAGTGAGATGAGAAGCAATTATTCAGAAATGGATCATGTGAGGGAGGAACTGGAATATGCCCGTAAAATATTTGCACAAAATCCAGTATGGCCAGTGATTG AGGTTACCGGAAAAGCAATTGAAGAAACTGCAGCTGTTATAGTCAGGATGTATCATGACAGGAAGCAAAAATGCTCCATGCCACGCATTTCCAAACGGTACTAA
- the LOC122012223 gene encoding probable pyruvate, phosphate dikinase regulatory protein, chloroplastic isoform X2 translates to MLQSNLRPVPLLLPRSPPWGPRSIPKLPFVSSCLVQDQEEPGRAVDPGPEPPSSPRRVSTQLNRWSLARSIRSGRRIDWPSLRKKIAGPPSPAPPPSSPPSDASVRQIVAAEGIEEDAGEEDGCEVMEGKAIYMVSDGTGWTAEHSVNAALGQFEHCLVDRGCPVNTHLFSGVEDMDRLMEIIKQAAREDALVLYTLADPAMAESAKHACNLWGVPSADILSPTTEAIATHLGVAPSGIPRGAPGRTAPLSAEYFKRIEAIDFTIKQDDGAKPQNLNHAHIVLVGVSRTGKTPLSIYLSQKGYKVANVPIVMGVDLPKTLFEIDQGKIFGLTINPVILQAIRKARAKSLGFNSEMRSNYSEMDHVREELEYARKIFAQNPVWPVIEVTGKAIEETAAVIVRMYHDRKQKCSMPRISKRY, encoded by the exons ATGTTGCAATCCAATCTCCGTCCTGTTCCCTTGCTCCTGCCTCGCTCTCCTCCGTGGGGCCCTCGTTCCATCCCCAAACTCCCTTTCGTCTCCTCTTGTCTCGTCCAGGACCAGGAGGAACCGGGCCGGGCGGTTGACCCTGGTCCCGAACCGCCGTCGTCGCCGCGGCGCGTGAGCACGCAGCTGAATCGCTGGTCCCTGGCGCGTTCCATCCGTTCCGGCCGCCGGATCGATTGGCCTTCCCTCCGGAAAAAGATCGCTGGGCCGCCCTCGCCGGCACCCCCACCCTCGTCTCCGCCTTCCGATGCGAGCGTCCGGCAAATCGTGGCCGCGGAAGGGATCGAGGAGGACGCGGGCGAGGAGGATGGGTGCGAAGTGATGGAGGGGAAGGCCATCTACATGGTTTCGGACGGAACAGGGTGGACGGCTGAGCATTCTGTGAACGCGGCGCTGGGACAGTTCGAGCATTGCCTCGTCGACCGCGGCTGCCCTGTCAACACTCACCTCTTCTCCGGG GTGGAAGATATGGATAGACTGATGGAGATCATAAAACAAGCTGCTAGAGAGGATGCTTTAGTACTCTATACTCTTGCTGATCCTGCCATGGCAGAATCTGCAAAACATGCTTGTAACCTTTGGGGTGTCCCATCAGCTGACATACTCAGCCCCACAACTGAGGCCATCGCTACTCATCTTGGTGTTGCTCCTTCTGGAATCCCCCGAGGCGCTCCAGGCCGAACAGCTCCTCTAAGTGCAGAATATTTCAAGCGTATTGAAGCTATTGATTTCACAATCAAACAAGATGATGGAGCTAAGCCCCAGAACTTGAACCATGCTCACATTGTCCTCGTTGGCGTTTCCCGCACTGGGAAGACACCCTTGTCCATCTATCTGTCTCAAAAGGGGTATAAGGTGGCAAATGTTCCAATAGTAATGGGTGTGGACTTACCAAAAACACTTTTTGAGATAGATCAAGGGAAGATCTTTGGATTGACAATTAACCCAGTTATTCTGCAGGCCATTAGAAAAGCAAGGGCTAAAAGCCTTGGTTTTAACAGTGAGATGAGAAGCAATTATTCAGAAATGGATCATGTGAGGGAGGAACTGGAATATGCCCGTAAAATATTTGCACAAAATCCAGTATGGCCAGTGATTG AGGTTACCGGAAAAGCAATTGAAGAAACTGCAGCTGTTATAGTCAGGATGTATCATGACAGGAAGCAAAAATGCTCCATGCCACGCATTTCCAAACGGTACTAA